The following proteins are co-located in the Lepus europaeus isolate LE1 chromosome 15, mLepTim1.pri, whole genome shotgun sequence genome:
- the NUDT12 gene encoding NAD-capped RNA hydrolase NUDT12 isoform X1 has product MPVSASTVVTFGEEMSFVKGTPKKEMIAQFHCSAAEGDIAKLTGILSHSPSLLNETSENGWTALMYAARNGHPDVVQFLLEKGCDRSVVNKSRQTALDIAVFWGYKHIANLLAIAKGGKKPWFLTNEVEECENYFSRTLLDRKSEKRNNSDWLLAKESHPATVYILFSDLNPLVTLGGNKESSEQPEVRLCQLSYADIKDYLAQPEKITLIFLGVELEMKKQLLNYAEEVPREEEDGLVAWFALGIDPTAAEEFKQRHENCYFLHPPMPALLQLKEKEAGVVAQARSVLAWHSRYKFCPTCGSATKIEEGGYKRVCLKEGCPSLRGVHNTSYPRVDPVVIMQVIHPDGTKCLLGRQKRFPPGMFTCLAGFIEPGETIEDAVRREVEEESGVKVGHVQYVSCQPWPMPSSLMIGCLAVAVSTEIKVDKNEIEDARWFTREQVVDVLTKGKQQAFFVPPSRAIAHQLIKHWIGMNPSL; this is encoded by the exons ATGCCGGTTTCCGCTTCTACTGTGGTGACTTTTGG GGAAGAAATGTCTTTTGTCAAAGGAAccccaaagaaagaaatgattgcCCAGTTTCACTGTTCAGCAGCGGAAGGAGATATAGCCAAGTTAACAGGAATACTCAGTCATTCGCCATCTCTTCTCAATGAAACATCTGAAAATGGCTGGACTGCTTTAATGTATGCTGCAAGGAATGGGCATCCAGATGTTGTCCAGTTTCTGCTTGAGAAAGG GTGTGACAGATCAGTTGTCAATAAATCAAGGCAGACTGCACTGGATATTGCTGTGTTCTGGGGTTATAAGCATATAGCTAACTTACTTGCTATAGCTAAAGGTGGGAAGAAGCCTTGGTTCCTAACCAATGAAGTGGAAGAATGTGAAAATTATTTTAGCAGGACACTACTGGACCggaaaagtgaaaaaagaaataattctgaCTGGCTACTAGCTAAAGAAAGCCATCCAGCCACAGTTTATATCCTTTTTTCAGATTTAAATCCCTTGGTTACTCTAGGTGGCAATAAAGAAAGTTCTGAACAACCAGAAGTCAGGCTTTGTCAGCTGAGCTATGCAGATATAAAGGACTATTTGGCTCAACCTGAGAAGATCACCTTGATTTTCCTTGGAGTAGAACTTGAGATGAAAAAACAGTTACTTAATTATGCTGAGGAAGTCCcaagagaggaggaagatggaTTAGTTGCCTGGTTTGCGCTAGGTATAGATCCTACTGCTGCTGAAGAATTTAAACAAAGACATGAAAATTGTTATtttcttcaccctccaatgccagCTCTTCTgcaattgaaagaaaaagaagctg GGGTTGTAGCTCAAGCGAGATCTGTCCTTGCCTGGCACAGTCGATACAAGTTCTGCCCAACCTGTGGAAGTGCAACTAAAATTGAAGAAGGTGGCTATAAGAGAGTATGCTTAAAAGAAGGCTGTCCTAGTCTCCGTGGTGTTCATAATACGTCTTATCCGAGAGTTG ATCCAGTAGTAATCATGCAAGTTATTCATCCAGATGGGACCAAATGCCTTTTAGGCAGGCAGAAAAGATTTCCCCCAGGCATGTTTACTTGCCTTGCTGGATTTATTGAACCTG GGGAGACAATAGAAGATGCTGTTCGGAGAGAGGTGGAAGAGGAAAGTGGAGTCAAAGTTGGCCATGTTCAGTATGTCTCTTGTCAGCCATGGCCAATGCCCTCCTCCTTAATGATTGGTTGCTTAGCTGTGGCAGTGTCTACAGAAATTAAAGTTGACAAGAATGAAATAGAGGATGCCCGCTGGTTCACTAGAGAACAG GTTGTGGATGTTCTGACCAAAGGGAAGCAGCAGGCATTCTTTGTGCCGCCAAGCCGAGCTATTGCACATCAGTTAATCAAGCACTGGATTGGAATGAACCCCAGTCTGTAA
- the NUDT12 gene encoding NAD-capped RNA hydrolase NUDT12 isoform X2: MSFVKGTPKKEMIAQFHCSAAEGDIAKLTGILSHSPSLLNETSENGWTALMYAARNGHPDVVQFLLEKGCDRSVVNKSRQTALDIAVFWGYKHIANLLAIAKGGKKPWFLTNEVEECENYFSRTLLDRKSEKRNNSDWLLAKESHPATVYILFSDLNPLVTLGGNKESSEQPEVRLCQLSYADIKDYLAQPEKITLIFLGVELEMKKQLLNYAEEVPREEEDGLVAWFALGIDPTAAEEFKQRHENCYFLHPPMPALLQLKEKEAGVVAQARSVLAWHSRYKFCPTCGSATKIEEGGYKRVCLKEGCPSLRGVHNTSYPRVDPVVIMQVIHPDGTKCLLGRQKRFPPGMFTCLAGFIEPGETIEDAVRREVEEESGVKVGHVQYVSCQPWPMPSSLMIGCLAVAVSTEIKVDKNEIEDARWFTREQVVDVLTKGKQQAFFVPPSRAIAHQLIKHWIGMNPSL; encoded by the exons ATGTCTTTTGTCAAAGGAAccccaaagaaagaaatgattgcCCAGTTTCACTGTTCAGCAGCGGAAGGAGATATAGCCAAGTTAACAGGAATACTCAGTCATTCGCCATCTCTTCTCAATGAAACATCTGAAAATGGCTGGACTGCTTTAATGTATGCTGCAAGGAATGGGCATCCAGATGTTGTCCAGTTTCTGCTTGAGAAAGG GTGTGACAGATCAGTTGTCAATAAATCAAGGCAGACTGCACTGGATATTGCTGTGTTCTGGGGTTATAAGCATATAGCTAACTTACTTGCTATAGCTAAAGGTGGGAAGAAGCCTTGGTTCCTAACCAATGAAGTGGAAGAATGTGAAAATTATTTTAGCAGGACACTACTGGACCggaaaagtgaaaaaagaaataattctgaCTGGCTACTAGCTAAAGAAAGCCATCCAGCCACAGTTTATATCCTTTTTTCAGATTTAAATCCCTTGGTTACTCTAGGTGGCAATAAAGAAAGTTCTGAACAACCAGAAGTCAGGCTTTGTCAGCTGAGCTATGCAGATATAAAGGACTATTTGGCTCAACCTGAGAAGATCACCTTGATTTTCCTTGGAGTAGAACTTGAGATGAAAAAACAGTTACTTAATTATGCTGAGGAAGTCCcaagagaggaggaagatggaTTAGTTGCCTGGTTTGCGCTAGGTATAGATCCTACTGCTGCTGAAGAATTTAAACAAAGACATGAAAATTGTTATtttcttcaccctccaatgccagCTCTTCTgcaattgaaagaaaaagaagctg GGGTTGTAGCTCAAGCGAGATCTGTCCTTGCCTGGCACAGTCGATACAAGTTCTGCCCAACCTGTGGAAGTGCAACTAAAATTGAAGAAGGTGGCTATAAGAGAGTATGCTTAAAAGAAGGCTGTCCTAGTCTCCGTGGTGTTCATAATACGTCTTATCCGAGAGTTG ATCCAGTAGTAATCATGCAAGTTATTCATCCAGATGGGACCAAATGCCTTTTAGGCAGGCAGAAAAGATTTCCCCCAGGCATGTTTACTTGCCTTGCTGGATTTATTGAACCTG GGGAGACAATAGAAGATGCTGTTCGGAGAGAGGTGGAAGAGGAAAGTGGAGTCAAAGTTGGCCATGTTCAGTATGTCTCTTGTCAGCCATGGCCAATGCCCTCCTCCTTAATGATTGGTTGCTTAGCTGTGGCAGTGTCTACAGAAATTAAAGTTGACAAGAATGAAATAGAGGATGCCCGCTGGTTCACTAGAGAACAG GTTGTGGATGTTCTGACCAAAGGGAAGCAGCAGGCATTCTTTGTGCCGCCAAGCCGAGCTATTGCACATCAGTTAATCAAGCACTGGATTGGAATGAACCCCAGTCTGTAA